One region of Sulfuriroseicoccus oceanibius genomic DNA includes:
- a CDS encoding bifunctional proline dehydrogenase/L-glutamate gamma-semialdehyde dehydrogenase: MKALANVDLRTVAESDLPNIAIDVAAELLNEAANHKTAREKRDAVQIGGMMDDPMGKAMTLTMADQVFRSTSPVRCADQFRYLIDQYGVPQYLPKISQLAMKMGAAASALFPQLVMPMVTEQMRKESSTVILPAEKEKLYPHIDRRTANGVRINVNLLGEAILGEAEAAHRLEGNLELLRDPRITYISVKLSNVFSQLNLLAFDHTIERVQINLRKLYREAIANPYQDENGKKRAKFVNLDMEEYRDLQLTTAAFMRTLDEDEFKSLEAGIVLQAYLPDSYKVQQQLTEWAKKRVANGGAGIKVRLVKGANLAMEEVEADLHGWEVAPYHSKHDSDSNFKRMVEFAVQPENAAAVRIGVASHNLFDISYAMVLRERHGVTDRVEFEMLEGMANSQAKVVQDASGGMLLYAPIVSKHDFHSAIAYLVRRLDENTAEENFLRDLFALKVGSDTWDKQKKRFLDACRDKDTVRDTPYRDQDRSQADQRVPACLPGQPFINEPDTDWTVPANRTWIHDCRERRLAAEPEQIPVVIDGEEIGYDFRGTGSDPSRPGVVAYRYALAKMSDVNNALDVSERAFADWSKTSIDERKALLDKAAALIAAERGEILAAMTLDGGKSIVEADPEISEAIDFATYYARSFDALVNHSDVEAQPLGTFVVAPPWNFPFAIPCGGVLAALMAGNTVILKPAPQAVLCGWVLAQLLWKAGIPKDVLQFVPAPDNEIGKRLITSEKTAGVILTGAFDTAKLFQSWKPELNLYAETSGKNSLIITGAADLDLAVKDLVRSAFGNAGQKCSAASIAIIEAEVYDNPIFMQQLKDAAESLAVGSAWDPASVVTPVIQAPEENLSEALHSLKDGEEWLLEPTMVDNNPCLWSPGIRTGVKPGSWYHRTECFGPVLGLIRVESLEEAIAVQNDSQFGLTGGIHSLDPREIAIWREKVEVGNAYINRSTTGAIVNRQPFGGWKNSVFGPGTKAGGPNYTLTLCRWEQVALPSTRTELSNETSEILQTIRRWITDTESVAIVEAAAHSYTEAWKTEFSQEHDPSQLLGETNHFRYRPLTNGVLIRVEDDDPTYIAGAALAAAITDVPLQISLSAPSALADALGYETIIETADDLAKRLAAGKEKFDVVRIPWSVPTEVWQAANSHHFNVVDQPILANGRLELIFWTKEQAVSETVHRYGNRIPKPHEVELAKA; encoded by the coding sequence ATGAAAGCCCTTGCCAACGTTGATCTGCGCACCGTTGCTGAATCGGATTTGCCTAATATCGCCATCGATGTTGCTGCCGAACTCTTGAACGAAGCCGCAAATCATAAGACCGCCCGTGAAAAACGGGACGCAGTTCAGATCGGGGGCATGATGGACGACCCCATGGGCAAAGCGATGACGCTTACGATGGCGGACCAGGTTTTCCGCTCGACCTCGCCAGTGCGATGCGCGGATCAATTCCGTTATTTGATCGACCAGTACGGGGTGCCGCAATACCTGCCGAAGATTTCCCAACTGGCAATGAAAATGGGTGCGGCCGCCTCGGCGCTGTTCCCTCAGTTGGTCATGCCAATGGTCACCGAGCAGATGCGCAAGGAGAGCAGCACCGTGATTCTGCCGGCAGAGAAGGAGAAGCTCTATCCTCACATCGACCGCCGCACCGCCAATGGCGTTCGCATCAACGTGAACCTGCTCGGTGAAGCCATCCTTGGCGAGGCCGAAGCCGCCCACCGTCTGGAGGGCAATCTGGAACTCCTGCGCGACCCACGCATCACCTACATCTCGGTCAAGCTTTCCAACGTCTTCTCGCAGCTCAACCTGCTGGCCTTCGACCACACCATCGAGCGCGTTCAGATCAACCTGCGCAAGCTCTACCGCGAGGCAATTGCCAACCCATACCAGGACGAAAATGGCAAGAAGCGCGCCAAGTTCGTCAACCTGGACATGGAAGAATACCGCGACCTGCAACTCACCACCGCCGCCTTCATGCGCACGCTGGATGAAGATGAGTTCAAGTCGCTGGAAGCCGGAATCGTGCTCCAAGCCTACCTCCCGGACTCCTACAAAGTGCAGCAGCAGCTGACCGAATGGGCGAAAAAACGCGTCGCCAATGGTGGTGCCGGCATCAAGGTGCGACTCGTCAAAGGCGCCAACCTCGCCATGGAAGAAGTCGAAGCCGACCTCCACGGCTGGGAAGTGGCTCCATACCACAGCAAGCATGACTCGGACTCGAACTTCAAGCGCATGGTCGAGTTTGCCGTGCAGCCTGAGAACGCAGCCGCAGTCCGCATCGGTGTGGCATCGCACAACTTGTTCGACATCTCCTACGCCATGGTCCTTCGCGAGCGCCACGGCGTAACCGACCGCGTGGAGTTCGAAATGCTCGAAGGCATGGCCAACAGCCAGGCAAAAGTGGTCCAAGACGCTTCCGGCGGCATGCTGCTCTACGCTCCGATCGTCTCGAAGCACGACTTCCACTCGGCCATCGCCTATCTCGTGCGCCGACTCGACGAAAACACCGCGGAAGAAAACTTCCTGCGCGATCTCTTCGCTCTGAAAGTCGGATCGGATACCTGGGACAAACAGAAGAAGCGCTTCCTCGACGCCTGCCGCGACAAGGACACCGTGCGCGACACCCCATATCGTGATCAGGACCGCTCACAAGCCGACCAGCGCGTGCCTGCCTGCCTGCCCGGCCAACCATTCATCAACGAGCCGGACACGGACTGGACCGTTCCAGCCAACCGCACCTGGATCCACGACTGCCGTGAGCGCCGCCTCGCCGCAGAGCCTGAGCAGATCCCTGTGGTCATCGATGGTGAGGAAATCGGCTACGATTTCCGCGGCACCGGCAGCGACCCATCACGCCCGGGCGTGGTCGCCTACCGCTACGCCCTGGCCAAGATGAGCGACGTCAACAATGCCCTCGACGTCTCGGAGCGCGCATTCGCCGACTGGAGCAAAACCAGCATCGACGAACGCAAGGCGCTGCTCGACAAAGCAGCCGCTCTGATTGCCGCCGAACGTGGAGAAATCCTCGCCGCAATGACTCTCGACGGCGGAAAGTCCATCGTCGAGGCAGATCCGGAGATCTCGGAGGCCATCGACTTCGCCACCTACTATGCCCGCAGTTTCGACGCGCTGGTCAACCACTCCGACGTCGAAGCACAGCCACTCGGCACGTTCGTCGTCGCTCCACCATGGAACTTCCCATTCGCCATCCCATGCGGTGGTGTGCTCGCTGCACTGATGGCAGGTAACACCGTGATCCTCAAGCCAGCCCCACAGGCCGTGCTTTGCGGATGGGTGCTCGCCCAACTTCTGTGGAAGGCTGGCATTCCTAAGGACGTCTTGCAGTTCGTTCCGGCTCCGGACAACGAGATCGGCAAGCGCCTGATCACCAGCGAAAAGACCGCAGGCGTGATCCTCACCGGCGCATTCGACACCGCCAAGCTCTTCCAATCTTGGAAGCCAGAGCTCAACCTGTACGCTGAGACATCCGGCAAGAACTCTCTGATCATCACCGGAGCAGCCGACCTCGATCTCGCGGTCAAGGACTTGGTGCGTTCCGCGTTTGGTAACGCCGGCCAGAAGTGCTCGGCCGCATCGATCGCCATTATCGAAGCCGAAGTTTACGACAACCCAATCTTCATGCAGCAGCTCAAGGATGCCGCGGAATCACTCGCAGTGGGCTCCGCTTGGGATCCCGCTTCGGTCGTCACCCCGGTGATCCAAGCTCCTGAGGAGAACTTGTCGGAAGCCCTCCACTCGCTTAAGGACGGCGAAGAATGGTTGCTCGAACCGACGATGGTGGACAACAACCCATGCCTCTGGTCACCAGGCATCCGCACCGGCGTCAAGCCAGGCTCGTGGTACCACCGCACCGAGTGCTTCGGTCCGGTGCTCGGATTGATCCGCGTCGAATCGCTTGAGGAAGCCATCGCGGTCCAGAATGATTCGCAGTTCGGACTCACCGGCGGAATCCACTCGCTCGACCCACGCGAGATCGCAATTTGGCGCGAAAAAGTGGAAGTCGGCAATGCCTACATCAACCGCAGCACCACTGGCGCGATCGTCAACCGCCAGCCATTCGGCGGCTGGAAGAACTCGGTCTTCGGCCCCGGCACCAAAGCAGGCGGCCCGAACTACACCCTCACGCTCTGCCGCTGGGAACAGGTCGCTCTGCCATCCACACGCACCGAGCTCAGCAACGAAACCAGCGAGATCCTTCAGACCATCCGCCGCTGGATCACCGATACCGAATCGGTTGCCATCGTCGAAGCCGCGGCCCACAGCTACACCGAGGCATGGAAGACAGAGTTCAGCCAGGAGCACGACCCATCGCAACTCCTCGGTGAAACCAACCACTTCCGCTACCGCCCGCTGACCAACGGCGTGCTGATCCGCGTGGAAGATGATGATCCAACCTACATCGCTGGAGCTGCGCTGGCCGCTGCAATCACCGATGTGCCATTGCAAATCAGCCTGTCCGCACCATCGGCTCTGGCTGACGCACTCGGCTACGAAACCATCATCGAAACCGCCGACGACCTGGCCAAGCGCCTCGCCGCCGGCAAGGAGAAGTTCGATGTGGTGCGTATCCCGTGGAGCGTTCCAACCGAAGTCTGGCAAGCCGCAAACTCGCACCACTTCAATGTGGTCGACCAGCCAATCCTCGCCAATGGCCGCCTTGAGTTGATCTTCTGGACCAAGGAGCAAGCCGTCAGTGAAACCGTTCACCGCTACGGCAACCGAATTCCAAAGCCTCACGAGGTCGAGTTGGCCAAAGCCTAA
- a CDS encoding IS256 family transposase: MTPRPDKTTTPQLKSILAEQEDFLRPLVQKLMQEMLEEEMNETLQAVKSERSDRRRGYRSGSYQRSLLTRVGRIELRVPQDRDGLFSTEIFDRYQRSEKALVSTLIEMYVQGVSTRKVAQITEELCGHRVSASVVSRLNKTLNEELENFARRKLSHAYPYLILDARYEKVRENGVVRSQAVLIAIGISWDGRREVLATELDQRESGSSWKNFLLQLKQRGLTGVEFCVTDNHAGLRRAISEVLPEALWQRCYVHFLRNALDHLPRKHDDDCCTERRWIYDRRDINEARQDLRAWLAKWGGKYHKLCDWVESEIEETLTFYRLPREHHKHLKSTNMLERLNEEIKRRTHIIRTFPNQAAAQRLIRAVTHQVHEQWIDQHRYLNMDHLKEAQKLSLTSNQTSAA; encoded by the coding sequence ATGACCCCACGACCAGATAAGACCACAACGCCGCAGTTGAAAAGTATTCTTGCCGAGCAGGAAGATTTTCTGAGGCCGTTGGTTCAGAAATTGATGCAGGAGATGCTCGAAGAAGAAATGAACGAGACACTCCAGGCGGTAAAATCAGAACGCAGCGACAGACGCCGAGGTTATCGCAGCGGCAGTTATCAACGCAGTCTCCTGACACGGGTAGGAAGGATCGAGCTGCGCGTCCCTCAAGATCGCGACGGACTCTTCAGCACCGAGATCTTCGATCGCTATCAACGCAGCGAGAAGGCTTTGGTAAGCACCCTGATCGAAATGTACGTGCAGGGCGTCTCGACACGTAAAGTCGCGCAGATCACCGAGGAGCTCTGCGGTCACCGAGTTAGCGCCAGTGTGGTAAGCAGGCTGAACAAAACGTTGAATGAAGAGCTTGAGAACTTCGCCCGACGCAAGCTCAGCCATGCCTATCCCTATCTCATCCTGGACGCCCGGTACGAAAAGGTTCGAGAGAACGGCGTGGTGCGCAGCCAGGCTGTGTTGATCGCCATTGGCATCAGTTGGGATGGCCGACGGGAGGTCCTTGCTACCGAGCTCGATCAAAGGGAAAGCGGAAGTAGCTGGAAGAACTTCCTACTTCAACTCAAGCAACGCGGACTGACGGGTGTTGAGTTCTGCGTGACTGATAACCATGCCGGCCTGCGGCGAGCTATCAGCGAAGTGCTTCCCGAGGCGCTGTGGCAACGCTGCTACGTCCACTTCCTTCGCAACGCTCTTGATCATCTACCTCGCAAGCATGACGACGACTGCTGCACCGAGCGGCGCTGGATCTATGACCGTCGAGACATCAATGAAGCGCGTCAGGATCTGCGGGCATGGTTGGCGAAGTGGGGAGGCAAATACCACAAGCTCTGTGACTGGGTCGAAAGTGAGATCGAAGAAACGCTCACCTTTTATCGACTTCCCAGAGAGCATCACAAGCATCTCAAAAGCACGAATATGCTCGAGCGACTCAATGAGGAGATTAAGCGTCGTACGCACATTATCCGAACCTTCCCCAACCAGGCTGCAGCCCAACGCTTAATCCGGGCTGTCACGCATCAAGTCCATGAGCAGTGGATCGATCAACACCGCTACCTGAACATGGATCACCTCAAAGAAGCCCAAAAGCTCAGCCTCACTTCAAATCAAACGTCCGCAGCCTGA
- a CDS encoding SET domain-containing protein, translated as MTSSIDFEIDDDGRMWRRGEPSEWIRVEQSGIHGSGVFAAKDIPAGTPIVEYLGEIIDKDEAERRGLEQMEVARETGDAAVYVFIINDDYDIDGNFEWNVARLINHSCDPNCESAIDEDDRIWVSALRDIKKGEELGFDYGFDLDHYLDHPCYCGKDGCVGYIVGRDYWDELLKKEKARLEKAKKRKAKRARKGKKR; from the coding sequence ATGACATCCTCAATCGATTTCGAAATTGATGACGACGGCCGCATGTGGCGTCGTGGAGAACCCTCGGAGTGGATCCGGGTCGAACAGTCCGGTATTCATGGCAGCGGTGTTTTTGCCGCCAAGGATATTCCGGCGGGCACCCCGATCGTTGAGTATCTTGGGGAGATCATCGATAAGGATGAGGCTGAGCGGCGAGGGCTCGAGCAAATGGAGGTGGCGCGTGAGACCGGTGATGCGGCGGTGTACGTTTTTATCATCAATGATGACTATGATATCGACGGCAACTTTGAGTGGAATGTGGCGCGGTTGATCAATCATTCGTGCGATCCCAACTGCGAGAGTGCAATCGATGAGGACGACAGAATTTGGGTGTCGGCATTGCGTGATATTAAGAAAGGGGAGGAGCTGGGGTTTGATTACGGCTTCGATCTCGACCACTACCTTGATCATCCGTGTTATTGCGGGAAGGATGGGTGCGTGGGGTACATCGTTGGCCGGGATTATTGGGACGAGTTGTTGAAGAAGGAGAAGGCGCGGCTGGAGAAAGCGAAGAAGCGGAAGGCCAAGCGCGCCCGCAAGGGGAAGAAGAGATAG
- a CDS encoding O-antigen ligase family protein, translating into MAQTAEGMNVNDGDGRLVGWLERVIALWIAAQIAGVTFFFGGALNTGKGMVFSTWMLAGLAVWFSLWWVCLPEGRRVIRPVGFLFVPWLAFLAVSNWVITPAPWVGRLELFAFCHAAVLFFVVVHAVRSARARWILVGGVLGLGLAALGVAVYQGYVDTGWHPAGGRVWEQYAGRSVGFFGNPNSLAALMLLLIPAPLYLALDTRRGLTVRVLGGAQVLAFFWCHVLTVSRGGVLAILPMLVLGGFLFCSGWKRRVGVAALLLVVYGLVFFGQSTMNERVGGRFAGMMEAKGESSRQLLYPAAWKLFLNEPIAGNGVGSFPVLWDELVPVNNAREAKYAHSDYLQTLADEGVIGFVLLYGPLFGLLVFGLIRVMRERDDFSGARMWLAIAVVGLCGFAAHNAVDFLMKIPSLLFLQFVMLAWIASVFFKREVVLDDASGARVMMVVCAALVASWGLAVVRPVFEVERMTYGADNRIYHLKSELSAGEPLDGELLQEASDEYAAALLLDERYVPAWAGWGKAKLLFRHLHPKATPRVVDDAVADFDTAMELGRPTWRQWADRGDALAVMPSRYGEAVASYQKALGLAPEHSILWIRYANLLIRNPAAYPQAMAALQRALEIDPGNEQVIATMEQWRQIAEGTVQRQ; encoded by the coding sequence ATGGCTCAGACTGCAGAGGGGATGAACGTCAATGATGGTGACGGTCGGCTGGTTGGTTGGCTTGAGCGGGTGATCGCTCTTTGGATCGCGGCCCAGATCGCCGGAGTGACGTTTTTCTTCGGGGGCGCGCTGAACACGGGCAAGGGGATGGTGTTCTCAACCTGGATGTTGGCCGGGTTGGCGGTGTGGTTTTCTTTGTGGTGGGTTTGTTTACCAGAGGGGCGGCGCGTGATCCGTCCGGTGGGCTTTTTGTTTGTGCCCTGGCTGGCGTTCCTTGCGGTCAGTAATTGGGTGATCACACCGGCACCTTGGGTGGGCAGGCTTGAGTTGTTTGCCTTTTGCCACGCGGCGGTTTTGTTTTTTGTAGTGGTACACGCCGTGCGTTCGGCTCGCGCTCGGTGGATTTTGGTAGGAGGTGTTTTGGGGCTTGGGTTGGCGGCATTGGGTGTAGCGGTCTACCAAGGGTACGTGGATACAGGATGGCACCCGGCTGGCGGGCGCGTATGGGAGCAGTACGCCGGACGTTCGGTGGGATTCTTTGGTAACCCGAACAGCTTGGCGGCATTGATGTTGCTGCTTATTCCCGCTCCGCTGTATTTGGCGCTCGACACCCGCCGAGGCTTGACCGTGCGGGTTCTGGGGGGCGCGCAGGTGTTGGCTTTTTTCTGGTGTCACGTGCTGACGGTGAGTCGCGGCGGGGTGTTGGCAATTTTGCCGATGTTGGTGTTGGGTGGTTTCTTGTTTTGTTCCGGGTGGAAGAGGCGAGTGGGCGTGGCGGCGTTGTTGTTGGTCGTTTATGGGCTGGTGTTTTTTGGGCAGTCGACGATGAACGAGCGGGTGGGTGGTCGTTTTGCCGGAATGATGGAGGCGAAGGGTGAAAGTAGTCGTCAGTTGCTGTATCCAGCCGCTTGGAAGTTGTTTCTTAATGAACCCATCGCCGGCAATGGTGTGGGGAGCTTTCCGGTGCTGTGGGATGAACTGGTGCCGGTCAACAACGCAAGAGAAGCCAAGTATGCGCACTCTGACTATCTGCAGACGCTGGCGGATGAGGGCGTGATTGGGTTTGTTTTGCTCTACGGGCCGCTGTTTGGGTTGTTGGTGTTTGGACTGATCCGTGTGATGCGGGAGCGGGATGATTTTTCGGGAGCCCGGATGTGGTTGGCGATTGCGGTGGTGGGGCTTTGTGGGTTTGCCGCGCACAATGCGGTGGACTTCTTGATGAAGATTCCGTCGTTGTTGTTTCTGCAGTTTGTGATGCTGGCTTGGATTGCCTCTGTGTTCTTCAAGCGCGAGGTGGTTTTGGATGATGCCAGTGGGGCACGGGTGATGATGGTGGTGTGTGCGGCCTTGGTGGCGAGCTGGGGGCTTGCTGTGGTGCGGCCTGTTTTTGAGGTCGAGCGGATGACCTATGGAGCTGACAACCGGATCTATCATTTAAAGAGCGAATTGTCGGCAGGAGAACCGCTGGACGGGGAGTTGCTGCAAGAGGCATCCGACGAATACGCAGCGGCTTTGTTGTTGGACGAGCGTTACGTGCCTGCCTGGGCGGGCTGGGGAAAGGCGAAACTGCTTTTTCGACATCTTCATCCGAAGGCGACCCCTCGTGTTGTGGATGATGCGGTGGCTGATTTTGATACGGCAATGGAGCTTGGCCGGCCGACGTGGAGACAGTGGGCCGATCGCGGCGATGCCTTGGCCGTGATGCCGTCACGATATGGCGAGGCGGTTGCGAGTTATCAAAAGGCGCTCGGGTTGGCACCGGAGCATTCGATCTTGTGGATTCGTTATGCGAACCTGTTGATCCGCAATCCGGCGGCCTATCCTCAGGCAATGGCGGCGTTGCAGCGTGCGCTTGAGATTGACCCAGGCAACGAGCAGGTGATCGCGACGATGGAGCAGTGGCGGCAGATTGCCGAAGGCACCGTGCAGAGGCAGTAG
- a CDS encoding low molecular weight protein-tyrosine-phosphatase, translated as MSHAPDSNQLPTLPSHGSLRLLFVCMGNICRSPAAECMMRHLAIKAGQGESILCDSAGTIGYHSGAAPDPRMRAAGRQRGLAIEGSARQISRDDFDRFDLILVMDKENLRNVTKLAQDHQTPVRLLCDFTTHHDDIEVPDPYYGGDAGFEHVLDLVTDACAGLLAELTGTSNRTE; from the coding sequence ATGAGCCACGCACCTGACAGCAACCAACTGCCCACCCTGCCATCCCACGGCTCGCTGCGATTGCTCTTCGTTTGCATGGGCAACATCTGTCGCTCACCCGCAGCCGAGTGCATGATGCGCCATCTCGCAATCAAAGCCGGACAAGGCGAATCAATCCTTTGTGACTCCGCCGGCACCATTGGCTACCACAGCGGAGCCGCACCAGACCCGCGGATGCGCGCCGCAGGGCGCCAGCGCGGACTGGCCATCGAAGGAAGTGCCCGCCAGATCTCGCGTGACGACTTCGACCGCTTCGACCTCATTCTCGTAATGGACAAGGAGAACCTGAGAAACGTCACCAAACTCGCCCAAGACCACCAAACACCGGTCCGGCTCTTGTGTGATTTCACCACTCATCACGATGACATCGAAGTCCCCGACCCCTATTACGGCGGGGACGCAGGATTCGAACACGTACTCGATCTGGTCACCGACGCCTGCGCGGGGCTTCTTGCGGAGCTCACGGGTACGTCAAACCGGACCGAATAG
- a CDS encoding ATP-binding cassette domain-containing protein — translation MPQPKIQLSEQFAIGYKQPLATTSDEISLGEGNHYLLARNGRGKTTLLKTLAGNLKSKSGSFQIDGKLQFVNEFLDFDRELTPTSIFKALVPKKRRAEAISMANKVELDVKKPFGQLSRGNRQKTILIMAECRTSPAIQNIMLLDEPFTGLDAFTQQFFLDHWQNDTANTLRLITCHPDSDEMQFPSVVTITDGKLTHLTNEQSHRWSSLKDQLN, via the coding sequence ATGCCACAACCGAAAATCCAACTCTCCGAACAGTTCGCAATCGGCTACAAACAGCCACTTGCCACCACCAGTGACGAGATCTCACTCGGTGAAGGCAACCATTACCTCCTCGCCCGCAACGGCCGCGGAAAAACCACACTGCTCAAAACCCTCGCAGGAAACCTCAAGAGCAAAAGCGGATCGTTCCAGATCGATGGCAAACTTCAGTTCGTAAACGAATTCCTCGATTTCGACCGCGAGCTCACGCCCACTTCCATCTTCAAAGCCCTCGTACCAAAGAAGCGCCGCGCCGAAGCCATCTCCATGGCCAACAAGGTGGAACTCGACGTCAAAAAGCCATTCGGTCAGCTTTCGCGAGGCAACCGCCAAAAGACCATCCTCATCATGGCGGAGTGCCGCACCTCCCCGGCCATTCAAAACATCATGTTGCTTGACGAACCATTCACCGGACTCGACGCGTTCACACAGCAATTCTTCCTCGACCACTGGCAGAACGACACCGCCAACACACTGCGACTGATCACCTGCCACCCGGATTCTGATGAGATGCAGTTTCCGAGTGTCGTCACCATTACCGACGGCAAACTCACCCACCTCACCAACGAGCAATCCCATCGCTGGAGTTCGCTGAAAGACCAATTGAACTAA
- a CDS encoding type IV pilus twitching motility protein PilT, translating into MEAAHETPDPRFTLDQTGTSLRLSVDDADSTLQLSSDQSAAAFHLRSGAELLRWALAVGTDLGVSDIQFRSNRLLYVETSQGMRILAEPGILSEEIVLDVLKELIRFKEETNRNFEGFEANREDSDVLYCLHKTRVADFACQQIDMDGAGRLSGRLRIQAHFSASGLGVTCRILNDSIPELEELGLSTDLIDAMRAAVQRRAGLALVTGPTGSGKSTTLAALIDWLRRNHAKHIVTVEDPVEYSYPPSMDDPEGSGYQIASPGLVTQQEVGRDVSSYHQGLKDVLRKAPHIILLGEIRDREAMETALEAAQTGHFVISTLHTTGAVKTMGRILEMFPREKHEAILGRMSEMLVFILSQGLLRTENGRVLTYEFLQNGDDACSSAIANYYGGSRALEDVIRRSGNIEWDAQLYNLYSQGLIDAETFENNRMKRGEDTSEF; encoded by the coding sequence ATGGAAGCCGCCCACGAAACACCTGATCCGCGCTTTACCCTCGACCAGACCGGCACGTCGCTGCGTCTGTCTGTCGATGACGCGGACAGCACTCTCCAACTCTCATCGGACCAGTCCGCTGCTGCGTTCCACTTGCGGAGCGGCGCTGAACTGCTGCGTTGGGCATTGGCTGTAGGTACCGACCTCGGGGTTTCAGACATTCAGTTCCGCTCGAACCGCCTGCTCTACGTCGAAACCAGCCAAGGCATGCGCATCCTCGCCGAGCCCGGCATCCTTTCCGAGGAAATCGTCCTCGACGTGCTCAAGGAACTCATCCGCTTCAAGGAGGAAACCAACCGCAATTTCGAAGGCTTCGAGGCCAACCGAGAAGACTCTGATGTCCTCTACTGCCTCCATAAAACCAGGGTCGCAGACTTCGCTTGCCAGCAGATCGATATGGATGGCGCAGGGCGCCTCAGCGGCCGCTTGCGTATCCAGGCACACTTCAGTGCCTCCGGCCTCGGGGTCACCTGCCGTATTCTCAACGACTCCATCCCAGAGCTTGAGGAGCTGGGGCTGTCCACTGACCTCATCGACGCCATGCGCGCCGCGGTCCAGCGTCGTGCAGGACTTGCACTTGTTACTGGACCAACAGGGTCCGGTAAATCCACCACTCTCGCCGCCTTGATCGACTGGCTTCGCCGCAACCACGCGAAGCACATCGTGACCGTGGAAGACCCTGTCGAATACTCTTACCCGCCGAGCATGGACGACCCCGAGGGATCCGGCTACCAAATCGCCAGCCCCGGCTTGGTCACCCAGCAGGAAGTCGGCCGCGACGTCTCGAGCTATCACCAGGGGCTCAAGGACGTGCTGCGTAAAGCACCTCACATCATCCTGCTCGGTGAGATCCGTGACCGCGAAGCCATGGAGACCGCGCTTGAGGCGGCCCAGACCGGTCACTTCGTGATCTCCACACTCCACACCACCGGCGCGGTCAAAACCATGGGACGTATCCTTGAGATGTTCCCTCGCGAGAAGCACGAGGCCATCCTCGGCCGCATGAGTGAAATGCTCGTATTCATCCTTTCCCAGGGACTCCTCAGAACCGAAAACGGACGCGTTCTGACCTACGAGTTCCTCCAAAACGGTGACGATGCCTGCTCATCAGCCATCGCCAACTACTACGGCGGCTCCCGCGCCCTCGAAGACGTCATCAGACGCTCGGGTAACATCGAGTGGGACGCCCAACTCTACAACCTTTACAGTCAAGGTCTCATTGACGCGGAAACTTTTGAAAACAACCGGATGAAACGGGGTGAAGACACCTCCGAATTCTAA
- a CDS encoding type II secretion system protein, producing the protein MKKNTLRKNKGMTLLELTIVILVLLTLIGVLFFGAQAYKEGSDRTACVLNIRNVQLAMRSYVNLNGIPQDTAMSQGDFIGTGKFLEALPECPGGGTYTLDLGTEVPAAGDVVTTCSLNASKNHDPQWDGSGLDASKTGDW; encoded by the coding sequence ATGAAAAAAAATACACTGCGTAAGAACAAGGGCATGACCCTTCTCGAGCTCACCATCGTGATCCTCGTCCTTCTCACCCTGATCGGCGTCCTCTTCTTCGGCGCCCAGGCATACAAAGAGGGATCGGACCGCACTGCCTGCGTCCTCAACATTCGCAACGTTCAACTTGCGATGCGTTCCTACGTGAACCTGAACGGCATCCCGCAGGACACTGCCATGAGCCAAGGCGACTTCATCGGGACTGGCAAGTTCTTGGAGGCATTACCAGAGTGCCCCGGAGGAGGAACATACACCTTGGATCTCGGTACCGAAGTCCCAGCAGCGGGTGATGTAGTCACTACATGCTCCCTCAACGCTTCCAAAAACCACGACCCACAGTGGGACGGGAGCGGGCTTGACGCTTCGAAGACCGGAGATTGGTAA